One genomic segment of Anaerolineae bacterium includes these proteins:
- a CDS encoding FAD-binding protein, with the protein MPLSRDQLIAALIEALGPDAVLHRPYDLMLYEYDAYIERAVPAVVVLPTTTEQVATAVRLANQADMPFLARGAGTGLSGGAIASDGGMVISLARMRQILSIDPVNLRAVVQPGVVNSDLSEAAALYGLQYLPDPSSQRACTIGGNVAENSGGPHCLAYGVTLNHVLGVEMVLPNGEIVTLGGAALDPPGYDLLGLVVGSEGTLGIVTQITVRLAPLQEDVRTLLAVFDSLEAASRAVSAIIAAGIIPAALEMMDQLALQAIEAYVHVGYPLDAAAVLLVEVEGLREGLDEQAAQIEHICRAEGARSVRRARTADERALLWRGRKSAFGAVGRLAKAYFTQDGVVPRTKLPEVLGEIQEIGRRHRLRILNVFHAGDGNLHPLILFDPNDPDEVARTWKATDEMMAAFVKAGGTITGEHGIGLEKRDYMPLLFSPRELNLMRDLRRVFDPAERCNPGKIFPTGRAVTGEATPLHKPQPPM; encoded by the coding sequence ATGCCCCTCTCTCGGGACCAACTGATCGCTGCCTTGATCGAGGCATTAGGCCCGGATGCGGTGTTGCATCGGCCTTATGATCTCATGCTCTACGAATACGACGCCTACATCGAGCGCGCTGTCCCTGCCGTTGTAGTGCTGCCGACGACCACCGAACAGGTCGCTACGGCCGTGCGTCTGGCTAACCAGGCCGACATGCCCTTCCTCGCCCGCGGCGCCGGCACCGGGCTCTCCGGCGGCGCCATCGCATCTGATGGCGGCATGGTGATCAGCCTGGCGCGCATGAGGCAGATCCTTAGCATAGATCCGGTGAACCTGCGCGCCGTGGTGCAGCCAGGCGTCGTCAACAGCGATCTAAGCGAGGCCGCCGCGCTCTATGGCCTCCAGTACTTGCCTGATCCCTCCTCGCAGCGCGCTTGTACCATCGGCGGCAATGTGGCCGAGAACAGCGGCGGGCCGCATTGCCTGGCCTATGGAGTAACCTTAAATCACGTGCTCGGCGTTGAGATGGTGCTGCCTAATGGCGAAATCGTCACTTTGGGCGGTGCTGCCCTCGATCCCCCAGGATACGACCTGCTCGGCTTGGTAGTGGGCAGCGAGGGGACGCTAGGCATCGTCACCCAGATCACTGTGCGCCTGGCCCCATTGCAGGAGGATGTGCGCACACTGCTGGCCGTATTCGACAGCCTAGAGGCAGCCTCGCGCGCGGTATCGGCCATCATCGCCGCCGGCATCATCCCCGCCGCCTTGGAGATGATGGATCAGCTCGCTCTGCAGGCGATCGAGGCTTACGTGCATGTCGGCTACCCGCTCGACGCGGCAGCGGTGCTGCTGGTCGAGGTCGAGGGACTGCGCGAAGGGCTAGACGAGCAGGCAGCCCAGATCGAGCACATCTGCCGAGCTGAGGGGGCGCGCAGCGTGCGGCGGGCGAGGACCGCTGACGAGCGGGCGCTCCTCTGGCGAGGGCGCAAAAGCGCGTTCGGCGCTGTTGGGCGGCTGGCCAAAGCCTATTTCACCCAGGACGGCGTCGTGCCCCGCACGAAGCTCCCAGAAGTGCTGGGGGAAATCCAAGAGATCGGCCGACGACATCGCCTGCGCATCCTCAACGTGTTTCACGCCGGCGACGGCAATTTGCATCCGCTGATCCTGTTCGACCCTAACGATCCAGATGAGGTGGCCCGCACTTGGAAGGCAACGGACGAGATGATGGCGGCGTTCGTCAAGGCCGGCGGCACGATCACAGGTGAGCACGGTATCGGCCTGGAGAAGCGCGACTACATGCCACTCCTGTTTAGCCCGCGCGAGCTGAACCTGATGCGCGATCTGCGCCGCGTGTTCGACCCCGCCGAACGCTGCAACCCTGGCAAAATCTTCCCCACTGGCCGTGCCGTGACTGGCGAAGCAACGCCGCTGCACAAGCCTCAGCCACCTATGTGA
- a CDS encoding ABC transporter permease translates to MRTEAIDALHQTSQVAQAELAVSARSPTWEALQRLRRDRMAMAGAGLLLFAITVSLLAPVLAPQDPTQTNLAQRLAPPGTPGYPLGTDELGRDLLSRLIWGGRVSLLVGFSAVIVAMAFGVLVGLVAGYFGGWVDSLIMRLIDILMAFPAILLAIAIVASLGPGLRNAMLAVSIVGIPYYARIIRGSVLSLREQEFIHAARVIGVPDFQILTRHVLPNCISPLIVAATLDVGWMIMAAAGLSFLGLGAQPPTAEWGVMLSDGRQFIRVAPHLSVLPGAAIFLVVLALNFLGDGLRDALDPRLRQ, encoded by the coding sequence ATGCGCACTGAAGCGATAGACGCGCTACATCAGACTTCTCAAGTGGCCCAAGCGGAGCTAGCGGTATCGGCGCGCAGCCCGACCTGGGAGGCCCTGCAACGGCTGCGGCGAGACCGAATGGCTATGGCTGGCGCCGGGCTTTTGCTGTTCGCGATCACGGTGAGCCTGCTGGCGCCGGTATTGGCCCCTCAGGATCCCACCCAGACCAACCTAGCTCAACGGTTGGCCCCTCCAGGCACGCCGGGCTATCCGCTGGGGACAGACGAGCTAGGCCGAGACCTCCTGAGCCGTTTGATCTGGGGTGGGCGCGTCTCCTTGCTAGTTGGTTTCAGCGCCGTGATCGTGGCGATGGCCTTCGGCGTGCTCGTAGGGCTGGTTGCTGGCTACTTCGGCGGATGGGTGGACTCGCTGATCATGCGGCTGATTGACATCTTAATGGCCTTCCCAGCCATCCTGTTGGCTATCGCGATCGTGGCCTCCCTGGGACCTGGGTTGCGCAACGCGATGCTCGCGGTCAGTATCGTCGGCATCCCCTATTACGCGCGGATCATCCGGGGAAGCGTGCTCTCTCTACGAGAGCAGGAATTTATCCACGCCGCCCGGGTCATCGGCGTGCCTGACTTTCAGATCCTGACGCGGCACGTGCTGCCCAACTGTATTAGCCCCCTGATCGTGGCCGCTACCCTAGATGTGGGCTGGATGATCATGGCGGCAGCCGGCTTGAGCTTTTTGGGCCTGGGCGCTCAGCCTCCTACCGCCGAATGGGGGGTCATGCTCAGCGATGGCCGCCAGTTCATCCGGGTCGCCCCTCATCTCTCCGTGCTGCCAGGGGCGGCTATCTTCCTCGTCGTGTTAGCGCTCAATTTCCTTGGTGATGGATTGCGCGACGCGTTGGACCCGCGTTTGCGCCAGTGA
- a CDS encoding ABC transporter permease — protein sequence MTRYIARRVLSLIPVLIGVTLLVFLVMQLAPGDPAQIMLGPKATETAVAQLRHELGLDQPLHVQYGRWLIHILQGNWGRSIQLKREVLPFLLDRFRNSAYLMAFAILLACSVGIPAGILSAVKQYSLGDRVVMVLVLIGFSTPIFWLGIILQILFGLRLGILPVSGLQSPGRTDLGDLIVHLILPSLTLATGATAIIARMTRSSMLEVIRQDYIRTARSKGLSERLIISRHALKNALIPVVTVVGMQVGYLLGGDVLVEMVFSYPGIGLAMVNGILARDFPLVQGAILLVATSYVLVNLAVDIAYAYLDPRIHYE from the coding sequence ATGACCCGATACATCGCTAGACGGGTGCTCAGCCTGATCCCGGTATTGATCGGTGTGACTTTGCTCGTCTTCTTGGTCATGCAGTTGGCCCCAGGCGATCCGGCCCAGATCATGCTGGGGCCTAAAGCCACCGAGACCGCCGTAGCCCAACTGCGGCATGAGCTAGGCCTAGACCAGCCGCTGCACGTCCAATACGGCCGCTGGCTGATCCATATCCTACAGGGCAATTGGGGCCGCTCTATCCAGCTCAAGCGAGAAGTGTTGCCCTTTCTCTTGGATCGCTTCAGGAACAGCGCCTATCTGATGGCCTTCGCCATCCTCCTAGCTTGCTCTGTGGGCATCCCAGCCGGTATTCTTTCCGCGGTCAAGCAGTACTCGCTGGGCGATCGCGTGGTCATGGTTCTGGTGTTGATTGGCTTCTCAACGCCGATCTTTTGGTTAGGGATCATTCTGCAAATCCTCTTCGGCCTCAGGCTTGGAATCCTGCCGGTATCCGGTTTGCAATCGCCTGGACGTACTGACCTGGGCGATCTGATCGTCCATCTGATCCTGCCATCCCTGACCTTAGCCACGGGCGCCACCGCCATCATCGCCCGTATGACCCGATCCAGCATGCTGGAGGTGATCCGGCAAGACTACATCCGCACCGCTCGCAGCAAGGGGCTGAGCGAGCGCCTAATCATCAGCCGCCATGCCTTGAAGAACGCGCTGATCCCCGTAGTCACCGTTGTCGGCATGCAGGTGGGTTACCTGCTGGGAGGGGATGTGCTCGTCGAGATGGTGTTCTCCTACCCGGGTATCGGCCTGGCGATGGTGAACGGGATTCTGGCCAGAGATTTCCCTCTCGTGCAAGGGGCCATCCTCCTGGTCGCCACCTCTTACGTGCTGGTCAACCTAGCCGTAGACATCGCTTACGCCTACCTAGATCCCCGAATTCACTACGAGTAG